In Desulfarculaceae bacterium, the following are encoded in one genomic region:
- a CDS encoding CoA-acylating methylmalonate-semialdehyde dehydrogenase: MSENQRYFFVDDSVAVDPISGERPIKLKYCAGGQWKVSATDVYMPCYNPSTGAVIALAPQCLTEEVEEAVQAAKVAFEKWSITPVSKRVQVLYKMKALLDENLEELTVLLAKEMSKKYQEAMGDILKVTEVVEFACGAPHIMKGEALMQVSTNYDTSLYREPMGVFAGIPPWNFPAMIPHGWMTPICIATGNCMVLKAASFVPQSAMRVMELWQEAGIPDGVINVITAGRDQAELLLRHPDIKGISFVGSTKVGLHIYSTAAANGKRVQALCEAKNHALVLRDCKLERTAGGIMNAFTGCAGQRCMALPVIVVENAIADELVERLVALSKEVTLGKAWLPETGMGPVVNQGHKEFVTNWINKAEEEGATIVLDGRDPELPEGCENGFFVGPTIIDHVTEDMSCGREEIFGPVLCIKRVENFEEGLELMNNSRFGNGSVIYTQNGYYARQFAFRTGAGMVGVNVGIPVPLGIFGFTGHKQSFFGDLHVMGRDGFNFFTESKCVTQTWFPEEGEIDNKVDTWDGTITSLPTDK, from the coding sequence ATGAGCGAAAACCAACGTTACTTCTTCGTGGACGATTCGGTCGCCGTCGATCCCATCAGCGGCGAAAGGCCCATCAAGCTGAAGTATTGCGCCGGCGGCCAGTGGAAGGTTTCCGCCACCGACGTGTATATGCCTTGCTACAACCCCTCCACCGGCGCGGTCATCGCCCTGGCCCCCCAGTGCCTCACCGAAGAGGTGGAAGAGGCGGTGCAGGCGGCCAAGGTGGCCTTTGAAAAGTGGTCCATCACCCCGGTGAGCAAGCGGGTGCAGGTCCTTTATAAGATGAAGGCCCTGTTGGACGAGAACCTGGAAGAGCTCACCGTCCTGTTGGCCAAGGAGATGAGCAAGAAGTACCAGGAGGCCATGGGCGACATCCTCAAGGTCACCGAGGTGGTCGAGTTCGCCTGCGGCGCGCCCCACATCATGAAGGGCGAGGCCCTGATGCAGGTGTCCACCAACTACGACACCTCGCTCTACCGCGAGCCCATGGGCGTGTTCGCCGGCATTCCGCCCTGGAACTTCCCGGCCATGATCCCCCACGGCTGGATGACCCCCATCTGCATCGCCACCGGCAACTGCATGGTCTTGAAGGCCGCCAGCTTCGTGCCCCAGAGCGCCATGCGGGTCATGGAGCTGTGGCAGGAGGCGGGCATCCCCGACGGCGTGATCAACGTGATTACCGCGGGCCGCGACCAGGCCGAGCTCTTGCTGCGCCACCCGGACATCAAGGGCATCAGCTTCGTGGGCTCCACCAAGGTGGGCCTGCACATCTACTCCACCGCCGCGGCCAACGGCAAGCGGGTCCAGGCCCTGTGCGAGGCCAAGAACCACGCCCTGGTGCTGCGCGACTGCAAGCTGGAGCGCACCGCCGGCGGCATCATGAACGCCTTCACCGGCTGCGCCGGCCAGCGCTGCATGGCCCTGCCGGTGATCGTGGTGGAAAACGCCATCGCCGACGAGTTGGTGGAGCGCCTGGTGGCGCTGTCCAAGGAAGTTACCCTGGGCAAGGCCTGGCTGCCCGAGACCGGCATGGGCCCGGTGGTGAACCAGGGCCACAAGGAGTTCGTCACCAACTGGATCAACAAGGCCGAGGAAGAGGGCGCCACCATCGTGCTGGACGGCCGCGACCCCGAGCTGCCCGAGGGCTGCGAGAACGGCTTCTTCGTGGGCCCCACCATCATCGACCACGTGACCGAGGACATGTCCTGCGGCCGCGAGGAGATCTTCGGACCGGTCTTGTGCATCAAGCGGGTGGAGAACTTCGAGGAAGGCCTCGAGTTGATGAACAACAGCCGCTTCGGCAACGGCTCGGTGATCTACACCCAGAACGGCTACTACGCCCGGCAGTTCGCCTTCCGCACCGGCGCGGGCATGGTGGGCGTGAACGTGGGCATCCCGGTGCCCCTGGGCATCTTCGGCTTCACCGGCCACAAGCAGTCCTTCTTCGGCGACCTGCACGTCATGGGCCGCGACGGCTTCAACTTCTTCACCGAGTCGAAGTGCGTCACCCAGACCTGGTTCCCCGAGGAAGGCGAAATCGACAATAAGGTGGACACCTGGGACGGGACCATCACCTCCCTGCCCACCGACAAGTAG
- a CDS encoding FAD-binding oxidoreductase, with protein MDTATAKKIDPVLEELQGIVGEKNASGAKHIRYAYSYDLSFVEPKLPDYVVMVQNVEQVQEVLRFANREKIPVVPYTAGTNIGGLCIPERGGILMDLKQMNKIIDIDVADGVAVIEPGVSHAQLAAALTPLGLRFGWPVGPPSASVSSCAISHGIGGLNARYGLQSQEITSMEVVLPTGELVRVGSCAIQKNAWHSTLPLPKLDGLFKGWLGSSGVVTKMGVNVHPAPPLLKIFTVSCDTVQDMYSYMFNLSNYEICDDITAVSWWLSQVPIPYPYKEKPDDAAEWNSYATTFSWTEAERDARAEIWDKVVAEEKAKGTSIQVTHYPEEALKGRTQLPSQVVGSTKNYCKQGGAGISWPGTFTPAKKWAPVYTRWKDILIGHNLSPSVRMSMYRGVHYGMLRAMIPFNKQSKEETENARQAIVECLRVDLDEGGIPYKPPVDFAKEINLRADPGYLMLLKRVKEMLDPNDIMNPGKLGI; from the coding sequence ATGGATACCGCCACCGCCAAGAAAATTGACCCCGTCCTGGAAGAACTCCAGGGCATCGTGGGCGAAAAGAACGCCTCCGGTGCCAAGCACATCCGCTACGCCTATTCCTATGACCTCTCATTCGTGGAGCCCAAGCTCCCGGATTACGTGGTCATGGTTCAGAACGTGGAGCAGGTGCAGGAAGTCCTCAGGTTCGCCAACCGGGAGAAAATCCCGGTGGTGCCCTACACCGCGGGCACCAACATCGGCGGCCTGTGCATCCCCGAGCGGGGCGGCATCCTTATGGACCTCAAGCAGATGAACAAGATCATCGACATCGACGTGGCCGACGGCGTGGCGGTGATCGAGCCGGGCGTGAGCCACGCCCAGCTGGCCGCCGCCCTGACCCCCCTGGGGCTCCGCTTCGGTTGGCCGGTGGGGCCGCCCTCGGCCTCGGTGAGCTCCTGCGCCATCAGCCACGGCATCGGCGGGCTCAACGCGCGCTACGGCCTGCAGAGCCAGGAGATCACCTCCATGGAGGTGGTGTTGCCCACCGGCGAGCTGGTGCGGGTGGGCTCCTGCGCCATCCAGAAAAACGCCTGGCACAGCACCCTGCCCCTGCCCAAGCTCGACGGCCTGTTCAAGGGCTGGCTGGGCAGCTCCGGGGTGGTGACCAAGATGGGCGTGAACGTGCACCCGGCCCCGCCGCTTTTGAAAATCTTCACGGTGAGCTGCGACACGGTTCAGGACATGTACTCCTACATGTTCAACCTGAGCAACTACGAGATCTGCGACGATATCACCGCGGTCTCCTGGTGGCTCAGCCAGGTGCCCATTCCCTATCCCTACAAGGAAAAGCCCGACGACGCGGCGGAGTGGAACTCCTACGCCACCACCTTCTCCTGGACCGAGGCCGAGCGCGACGCCCGGGCCGAGATTTGGGACAAGGTAGTGGCCGAGGAAAAGGCCAAGGGCACCTCCATCCAGGTGACCCACTACCCCGAGGAGGCCCTGAAGGGCCGCACCCAGCTGCCCAGCCAGGTGGTGGGCTCCACCAAGAACTACTGCAAGCAGGGCGGGGCCGGCATCTCCTGGCCCGGCACCTTCACCCCGGCCAAGAAGTGGGCCCCGGTCTACACCCGCTGGAAGGACATCCTCATCGGGCACAACCTCTCGCCCAGCGTGCGCATGAGCATGTACCGCGGGGTGCACTACGGAATGCTCCGGGCCATGATCCCCTTCAACAAGCAGTCCAAGGAGGAGACCGAGAACGCCCGCCAGGCCATCGTGGAATGCCTGCGCGTGGACCTGGACGAGGGAGGCATCCCCTACAAGCCTCCGGTGGACTTCGCCAAGGAGATCAACCTCCGGGCCGATCCGGGCTATCTCATGCTGCTCAAGCGGGTCAAGGAAATGCTTGATCCCAACGACATCATGAATCCCGGCAAATTGGGCATCTAA
- a CDS encoding (Fe-S)-binding protein, with amino-acid sequence MEWDIASLEDLEHYIWRCTACGTCKVAYDFGPPATCAPICPAGTEFGFEGNMSSKGKIAFARGILDGTLEFDEDLLNDIYRCTICAGCQNQCQLDHKPFIPEIMEAMRRKAVEQGVGPLPLHKNLTRSLKNYNNPYQGPRRLRTDWTRPFKKAKKPIKNIMKEPAPTLFYVGCTGAFNQGARPIPTATASLFQKLGLDFGILGENEVCCGSTAMRVGDAEEFKRLATHNLELFKKLHDEQGVETIITSCAGCYRAIKKDYILSSDYDKMMDGIRVVHTAQYLHELLQKGELPIEGELAMKVTYHDPCHIGRHLNKFEVDDDGSQLWPGAYLGMSEEDCVYEEPRELLKAIPGVEFMEMERNRSNSFCCGGGGGVMTGFGDWAAKNAGLRVEEGMGTGAEVMASTCPFCHFNLNSGAQRIQSSMKIQDVVELLDQVIPAKD; translated from the coding sequence ATGGAATGGGATATCGCCAGCCTGGAAGACCTGGAACATTACATTTGGCGCTGCACCGCTTGCGGAACCTGCAAGGTCGCCTATGACTTCGGCCCCCCGGCCACCTGCGCCCCCATCTGCCCGGCGGGCACCGAGTTCGGCTTCGAGGGCAACATGTCCTCCAAGGGCAAGATCGCCTTTGCCCGGGGCATCCTGGACGGAACCCTGGAGTTCGACGAGGACCTCTTAAACGACATCTACCGCTGCACCATCTGCGCCGGCTGCCAGAACCAGTGCCAACTGGACCACAAGCCCTTCATCCCCGAGATCATGGAGGCCATGCGGCGCAAGGCGGTGGAGCAGGGCGTGGGGCCCCTGCCCCTGCACAAGAACCTGACCAGGTCGCTGAAGAACTACAACAACCCCTATCAGGGCCCGCGCCGCCTGCGCACCGACTGGACCCGGCCTTTCAAGAAGGCCAAGAAGCCCATCAAGAACATTATGAAGGAGCCCGCGCCCACCCTGTTCTACGTGGGCTGCACCGGGGCCTTCAACCAGGGCGCCCGGCCCATCCCCACCGCCACGGCCAGCCTGTTCCAGAAGCTGGGCCTGGACTTCGGCATCCTGGGCGAGAACGAGGTCTGCTGCGGCTCCACGGCCATGCGCGTGGGCGACGCCGAGGAGTTCAAGCGCCTGGCCACCCACAACCTGGAGCTGTTCAAGAAGCTGCACGACGAGCAGGGAGTGGAGACCATCATCACCTCCTGCGCCGGCTGCTACCGGGCCATCAAGAAGGACTACATCCTCTCCAGCGACTACGACAAGATGATGGACGGCATCCGGGTGGTGCACACCGCCCAGTATTTGCACGAGCTGTTGCAAAAGGGCGAGCTGCCCATCGAGGGCGAGCTGGCCATGAAGGTGACCTACCACGACCCCTGCCACATCGGCCGCCACCTGAACAAGTTCGAGGTGGACGACGACGGCAGCCAGCTCTGGCCCGGCGCCTACCTGGGCATGAGCGAGGAGGACTGCGTCTACGAGGAGCCGCGTGAGCTCCTCAAGGCCATCCCCGGGGTGGAGTTCATGGAGATGGAGCGCAACCGCTCCAACAGCTTCTGCTGCGGCGGCGGCGGCGGGGTGATGACCGGCTTCGGCGACTGGGCCGCCAAGAACGCGGGCCTGCGGGTGGAAGAAGGCATGGGCACCGGGGCCGAGGTAATGGCCTCCACCTGCCCCTTCTGTCACTTCAATCTGAATAGCGGCGCCCAGCGCATCCAGAGCTCCATGAAGATCCAAGACGTGGTGGAGCTTTTGGACCAGGTGATTCCCGCCAAGGACTAG
- a CDS encoding FadR family transcriptional regulator → MFEAANKTEKVSDRIIEQIRDAVLSGQIKPGDRLASEKELIAQFGVSKATMREALRVLEAMGLVEIRKGTTGGVFVAEVDMKTTIHSIMNFLHFRSISISDITMLRFTVEPSVAHLAAMNATEKDLERLRELAEITEADENGDAARDISFHRYLARMSKNPLLILILDFVDNLLRDAKYELQLSPEFYRHVRESHRRIVDFLEARDTVGARAEIARDLLEVDRYMAEAAGSEPFEPATLGLNLDARYVAGPDKDTADDPLAQLLDASLPRQALGRAMVLKHLGSGGLYVVVPEEEEEK, encoded by the coding sequence ATGTTCGAGGCCGCCAACAAAACCGAGAAGGTCTCCGACCGCATCATCGAGCAGATCCGCGACGCGGTGCTTTCGGGCCAGATCAAGCCCGGTGACCGGCTGGCCTCGGAAAAGGAGCTCATCGCCCAGTTCGGGGTGAGCAAGGCCACCATGCGCGAGGCCCTGCGCGTGCTGGAGGCCATGGGTTTGGTGGAGATACGCAAGGGCACCACCGGCGGAGTCTTCGTGGCCGAAGTGGACATGAAGACCACCATCCACTCCATAATGAACTTCCTGCACTTTCGCTCGATCTCCATCAGCGATATCACCATGTTGCGCTTCACGGTGGAGCCGTCGGTGGCCCATCTGGCCGCCATGAACGCCACCGAGAAGGACCTGGAGCGCCTGCGTGAACTGGCGGAGATAACCGAAGCCGACGAAAACGGCGACGCGGCCAGGGACATCAGCTTCCACCGCTACCTGGCCCGCATGAGCAAGAACCCGCTCCTGATCCTCATCCTGGACTTCGTGGACAACCTTCTGCGGGACGCCAAGTACGAACTGCAACTCAGTCCCGAATTTTATCGCCACGTGCGCGAGTCTCACCGCCGCATCGTGGACTTTCTGGAGGCCCGCGACACCGTGGGGGCCCGGGCCGAGATCGCCCGCGACCTCCTGGAGGTGGACCGCTACATGGCCGAGGCGGCGGGCAGCGAGCCCTTCGAGCCCGCCACCCTGGGACTGAACCTGGACGCCCGCTACGTGGCCGGCCCCGACAAGGACACGGCGGACGATCCCCTGGCCCAACTTTTGGACGCCTCCCTGCCCCGGCAGGCTCTGGGGCGGGCCATGGTCTTGAAGCACTTGGGCTCGGGCGGCCTCTATGTGGTGGTCCCCGAGGAGGAAGAGGAAAAATAG